The following coding sequences lie in one Methanobacterium alcaliphilum genomic window:
- a CDS encoding O-acetylhomoserine aminocarboxypropyltransferase/cysteine synthase family protein — protein sequence MSEKREYGLSTLGLHIGQEEPDPTTGARAVPIYQTSSYVFNDADHAANLFGLKELGNIYTRIMNPTSDVFERRIAAIEGGRSALAVASGQAANSYALLNISLPGDEILSADNLYGGTYQLLNYTFPELGRKVNFVDSSNPEAFEDAINDKTKAIFAESLGNPKLDVPDFEVLSKIAHDAGIPLVVDNTTGVGLVKPIEHGADISVLSATKFIGGHGTSIGGVIVDSGNFKWNNGKFPQYTEPDPSYHGLVYWDAFGDFPGMGNVAFTFRARVRLLRDLGAALSPFNSFLFLQGLETLDLRVQKHSENAFAVAKFLKEHPSVNWVTYPGFEDDAAHEIASKYLKNGYGALVGFGIKGGLGAGKQFIENVELLSHLANIGDAKSLVIHPASTTHQQLTPEEQAKTGVTPDFIRLSVGLENIEDIIADIDQALNKIEVNENDYK from the coding sequence ATGAGTGAAAAAAGAGAATATGGTTTGAGTACATTAGGATTGCACATAGGACAAGAAGAGCCTGATCCCACAACAGGAGCCAGAGCAGTGCCAATTTATCAAACGTCATCATATGTATTTAATGACGCAGATCACGCGGCAAATCTATTTGGATTAAAAGAATTAGGTAATATTTACACCAGAATTATGAACCCCACCAGCGATGTATTTGAAAGAAGAATTGCTGCAATTGAAGGTGGTAGATCAGCCCTGGCCGTTGCATCAGGACAAGCCGCAAATTCATATGCCTTACTTAACATCAGCCTACCCGGCGATGAAATTCTATCAGCAGATAATCTCTATGGTGGAACCTACCAACTTCTTAACTACACTTTTCCAGAATTAGGGAGAAAAGTTAATTTCGTAGATTCCTCAAATCCTGAAGCATTTGAAGATGCCATAAACGATAAAACTAAGGCAATTTTCGCTGAATCATTAGGTAACCCCAAACTAGACGTGCCCGATTTTGAAGTGCTTTCAAAGATTGCCCATGATGCTGGAATTCCATTAGTAGTAGATAATACAACTGGCGTTGGATTAGTCAAACCAATTGAACACGGCGCGGATATTAGTGTACTTTCTGCAACCAAATTCATTGGAGGGCATGGAACATCAATAGGGGGAGTCATTGTAGATTCTGGAAATTTCAAATGGAATAATGGAAAATTCCCACAGTATACAGAACCAGACCCCAGCTATCATGGTTTAGTTTACTGGGATGCTTTTGGTGATTTCCCAGGAATGGGTAATGTTGCATTCACATTTAGAGCGAGAGTCAGATTATTACGAGATTTAGGGGCCGCTTTGAGTCCTTTCAATTCATTCTTGTTTTTACAGGGATTAGAAACACTGGATCTTAGAGTGCAGAAACACTCTGAAAATGCTTTTGCTGTAGCTAAATTCTTAAAAGAACACCCATCAGTTAATTGGGTCACTTACCCCGGATTTGAAGATGATGCTGCCCACGAAATAGCATCCAAATACTTGAAAAATGGTTACGGTGCATTAGTTGGATTTGGAATTAAAGGTGGGCTGGGAGCTGGGAAACAATTCATTGAAAATGTAGAGTTATTATCTCACTTAGCAAATATCGGCGATGCCAAGAGTTTAGTAATTCATCCTGCATCCACCACCCATCAGCAGTTAACCCCTGAAGAACAAGCAAAAACAGGAGTGACTCCAGATTTCATTCGATTATCCGTTGGGTTAGAAAATATTGAAGACATTATAGCTGATATTGATCAAGCCTTAAATAAAATTGAGGTAAATGAAAATGATTATAAATGA
- a CDS encoding 4Fe-4S dicluster domain-containing protein, protein MIKKEMEKSSKEMVEEIKTDFRASADLGIKRCMQCGLCTSNCPAARHSDYDPREIVKKVLDNNWEILDSPDLWNCFYCYTCQCNCPVNNSPCQINQILRQKILLKNENKHRMCEFSSYGYSYLDFGVGAMPKSFFDGMVKDYGKKYLDLKVNLEDIRQDLDLDDYNLKGKSLKEVQDILQESGFKKRLKTFKEQ, encoded by the coding sequence ATGATAAAAAAAGAGATGGAAAAAAGTTCCAAAGAGATGGTCGAAGAGATTAAAACTGATTTCAGAGCCTCTGCGGATTTGGGAATTAAACGCTGCATGCAGTGTGGTCTGTGCACTTCAAACTGTCCGGCTGCAAGACACAGTGATTATGACCCCCGTGAAATCGTAAAAAAAGTATTGGATAATAATTGGGAAATACTTGACAGCCCGGATCTATGGAATTGTTTTTACTGTTACACTTGTCAATGTAACTGCCCCGTGAATAATAGTCCATGTCAAATTAATCAAATTTTAAGACAGAAAATTTTACTCAAAAATGAAAATAAACATAGGATGTGTGAATTTTCATCTTATGGATATAGTTATCTTGATTTTGGTGTGGGTGCTATGCCTAAATCTTTTTTTGATGGCATGGTAAAGGATTATGGGAAAAAATACTTGGATCTCAAAGTAAATCTAGAGGATATTCGCCAAGATCTAGATTTAGATGATTATAATCTTAAGGGAAAATCCCTAAAAGAGGTTCAAGATATTCTCCAAGAATCTGGTTTTAAAAAGAGATTAAAAACTTTTAAAGAACAGTGA
- a CDS encoding FAD-dependent oxidoreductase: MSDNILVIGSGAGGATVARELSKKGKKVTLVEKGNFHPKGSAAKNLKSKLAIQEIDTIKEEKLKKNELYKYLIKNLTDDNVHRLNLELMYLEGVGGTTTVSMANACYACSSCYADSTTTQFQRHDLELYDEFLEASQEMNVNPLPFEYRGPITQKITDAGEKLGFFMEAMPKFIDFSICDKCGNCLFYCKTNAKWDSTFYINEAQKNGAELITDFNIKRVLHNQKRVTGVEGVFNGNKKIIKADKVILSAGALNTPIILRNSGIKKGVGENIFCDLFITVGAFLKDSNFNQEIPMGVKTEFGPYFISPHFSAYLPPLIEQKYKEQGKTVEVSSKDVVGFMIKIADESNGYIDKKGQIFKDISSQDLKLFEEGIKKASDILIEIGADPNSIVISPVRGAHPGGSAAMGRVVDESLQTEIEGLYIADASVIPRAPGRPPILTIVGLAKKLAKIIVQKS; encoded by the coding sequence ATGAGTGATAATATTTTAGTCATTGGTAGTGGTGCCGGAGGGGCTACAGTTGCCCGTGAATTATCAAAAAAAGGTAAAAAGGTAACATTAGTGGAAAAAGGGAACTTTCATCCTAAAGGCAGTGCTGCAAAAAATTTGAAATCTAAACTGGCCATTCAAGAAATAGACACCATTAAAGAAGAAAAATTAAAGAAAAATGAGTTATACAAATATCTAATCAAGAATTTAACAGATGATAATGTTCATCGACTTAACTTAGAGTTGATGTATTTGGAGGGAGTGGGTGGCACTACAACCGTTTCTATGGCCAATGCTTGCTATGCTTGTAGTTCGTGCTACGCTGATTCAACCACCACACAATTTCAACGGCATGATCTGGAACTTTATGATGAATTTCTAGAGGCAAGTCAGGAAATGAATGTCAATCCACTTCCCTTTGAATATAGAGGACCTATAACTCAAAAAATTACTGATGCCGGAGAAAAACTTGGATTTTTCATGGAAGCAATGCCTAAATTTATTGATTTTTCTATCTGTGATAAATGCGGAAATTGTCTTTTTTACTGTAAAACAAATGCTAAATGGGATTCTACTTTTTATATTAATGAAGCCCAAAAAAATGGCGCAGAACTTATCACTGATTTTAATATAAAAAGAGTGCTGCACAATCAAAAAAGAGTCACCGGTGTTGAAGGTGTTTTTAATGGAAATAAAAAGATAATTAAAGCGGATAAGGTGATATTATCTGCAGGAGCTTTAAATACTCCAATAATATTAAGAAATTCCGGAATAAAAAAAGGTGTAGGGGAAAATATTTTCTGTGATCTCTTTATTACAGTTGGGGCATTTCTAAAGGATTCGAATTTTAATCAAGAAATCCCCATGGGCGTAAAAACAGAATTTGGACCATATTTCATTTCTCCACATTTTTCAGCTTATTTACCTCCACTAATAGAACAAAAATATAAAGAACAGGGAAAAACAGTAGAAGTTTCTTCTAAAGACGTAGTCGGGTTTATGATAAAAATTGCCGACGAATCAAATGGATATATTGATAAGAAAGGTCAAATTTTTAAAGATATTTCTTCCCAAGATTTGAAACTTTTTGAGGAAGGAATTAAAAAAGCTTCGGATATTTTAATAGAAATTGGTGCAGACCCAAATTCTATTGTGATAAGTCCGGTGAGAGGTGCTCATCCTGGAGGCAGCGCTGCTATGGGCCGTGTTGTGGATGAATCATTGCAAACAGAAATTGAAGGACTCTACATTGCTGATGCCAGTGTAATACCTAGAGCTCCAGGCAGGCCACCAATTTTAACCATTGTAGGTCTTGCCAAAAAATTGGCAAAAATAATTGTCCAAAAGTCCTGA
- the cysS gene encoding cysteine--tRNA ligase, with product MNIYNTMSQKKELFKPMNEKRVKLFVCGPTVYDDAHIGHARTYISFDVIKRYLEYRGFKVFYLQNITDIDDKIINRAVEIGMDPEKLAKKFEKRYQIDMNLLGVNGVNFFARATDHIHEIIKQIETLIEKGFAYETENGVYFDEAKFLDYGKLSRRKLEDLNVHRVNIDKTKKNPGDFALWKKRDQKPIWDSPWGPGRPGWHIEDTAITEEYFGPQYDIHGGGLDLIFPHHEAEIAQMESASGKQPMVRYWMHTGFLNVSGEKMSKSLGNFITIRDLLEKHDGETFRFFVLSTHYRSPIDFSEKSLEQAGKSLKRIRKIVEKLNELKKDAEETNSFDDYFKGIMDGSSSDFFKAMDNDFNTPEGLAIVFNLIKELNKSFKVKNPSRSVLMDISSFFNELSEILGINFNNIPDSFTDEELSTQLLDLVVNLRQKLRERKEWELSDEIRDKLNDLDIQIEDK from the coding sequence ATAAACATATACAACACCATGAGTCAGAAAAAAGAACTGTTTAAGCCGATGAATGAAAAACGGGTTAAACTATTTGTCTGTGGTCCAACGGTATATGATGATGCACATATTGGACATGCCCGAACTTATATTTCATTTGATGTAATTAAAAGATATCTTGAATATAGGGGATTTAAAGTTTTCTATCTCCAAAATATAACCGATATTGACGATAAAATTATCAACAGGGCTGTAGAAATTGGAATGGATCCTGAAAAACTTGCTAAAAAATTTGAAAAAAGATATCAAATAGATATGAATCTTTTAGGAGTGAATGGGGTCAATTTCTTTGCAAGAGCAACGGATCACATTCATGAAATAATTAAACAAATTGAAACTCTAATTGAAAAAGGATTTGCCTATGAAACTGAAAACGGGGTTTATTTTGACGAAGCTAAATTTCTAGATTATGGGAAACTCTCCCGACGAAAATTAGAAGACCTGAACGTTCACCGGGTAAATATAGATAAAACTAAAAAAAATCCAGGAGATTTTGCATTATGGAAGAAAAGGGATCAAAAACCGATTTGGGATTCTCCATGGGGGCCAGGTCGTCCAGGATGGCATATTGAAGATACGGCCATTACTGAAGAATACTTTGGCCCACAATATGATATCCACGGCGGTGGATTGGATTTAATTTTCCCCCATCATGAAGCAGAAATTGCCCAGATGGAATCAGCTTCTGGCAAACAACCAATGGTTCGCTACTGGATGCATACTGGGTTTTTAAATGTTTCTGGTGAGAAAATGTCTAAGTCTCTGGGAAATTTTATCACCATCCGCGACTTGTTAGAAAAACATGATGGGGAAACATTCCGTTTCTTTGTATTATCTACTCACTATCGCAGCCCCATTGATTTTAGTGAAAAATCATTAGAACAAGCTGGAAAAAGCCTTAAAAGAATTAGAAAAATAGTGGAAAAGTTAAATGAATTAAAAAAAGATGCAGAAGAAACCAATTCCTTTGATGATTATTTCAAGGGGATAATGGATGGATCCAGTAGTGACTTTTTCAAAGCTATGGACAATGATTTTAACACTCCTGAAGGATTAGCAATTGTTTTTAATCTAATTAAAGAATTAAATAAATCTTTTAAAGTAAAAAATCCTTCAAGATCTGTCTTAATGGATATATCCTCCTTTTTTAATGAATTAAGTGAAATATTAGGCATAAACTTTAATAATATTCCAGATAGTTTCACTGATGAAGAGTTGTCTACTCAATTACTGGATTTGGTTGTTAATTTACGTCAAAAACTCCGAGAAAGAAAAGAATGGGAGTTATCTGACGAAATTCGAGATAAATTAAATGATTTAGATATTCAAATTGAGGATAAATGA
- the nudC gene encoding NAD(+) diphosphatase: MSRETIYKHYLPENKPNYEDDDKAYWFIFHSSNLLINTVSSSIPFVRDLKELNLTPLRKIYLGTLKKHPCYTVEVENDTSLNNLDFKDLRSLYSILDEDLFLLAGRAIQIINWDKNHSFCGKCGAKTVTLDHEMAKHCPECGFTNFTRLSPAVITAIVYEGKLLMAQHSYGYKNRYGLIAGFVEAGETLEEAVQREILEEVGLKVKNIEYFGSQPWPFPHSLMIGFTAEYESGDIEVDGKEIEHARWFTKKEIPDMPSKISIASELIDWFCENNQD; this comes from the coding sequence ATGTCCAGAGAAACCATTTATAAACATTACCTTCCTGAAAATAAGCCAAATTATGAAGATGATGATAAGGCCTACTGGTTCATATTCCATTCAAGTAACTTGTTAATAAATACTGTAAGTAGCAGCATTCCTTTTGTAAGAGATTTGAAAGAGCTGAATCTCACCCCTTTGAGAAAGATTTACCTGGGCACTTTAAAAAAACACCCCTGTTATACAGTAGAGGTGGAAAATGATACAAGCCTGAACAACCTGGATTTTAAAGATTTGAGGTCTTTATATTCTATTTTAGACGAAGATTTATTTCTTTTAGCAGGTAGGGCTATTCAGATTATTAATTGGGATAAAAACCACAGTTTCTGTGGAAAATGCGGGGCAAAAACCGTGACTTTAGACCATGAAATGGCAAAACACTGCCCTGAGTGTGGTTTTACCAATTTCACGAGGCTTTCTCCTGCAGTTATAACTGCCATAGTCTATGAAGGAAAATTACTTATGGCCCAGCATAGTTACGGGTATAAAAATAGATATGGGTTGATTGCAGGTTTTGTAGAAGCAGGAGAAACTTTAGAAGAAGCTGTACAAAGAGAAATTCTAGAAGAAGTTGGATTAAAAGTTAAAAATATTGAATATTTTGGTAGCCAGCCCTGGCCATTTCCCCATTCACTAATGATTGGTTTTACTGCAGAATATGAAAGTGGTGATATTGAGGTGGATGGTAAAGAAATAGAACATGCTCGCTGGTTTACTAAAAAAGAAATTCCGGATATGCCTTCAAAAATAAGTATTGCCAGCGAACTTATTGATTGGTTTTGTGAGAATAATCAAGATTAG
- the hdrA gene encoding ferredoxin:CoB-CoM heterodisulfide reductase subunit HdrA → MNNTESRKLKNTHHPDNFSPNRSFNKKSGERVGVFICRCGGNISHNVDIDELKSSIKSNFVEDYENLCSLNCRRHIREEIIEQNLDRVVIAACSPLTHLKTFQNYADPLNPAMVEMVNLREQCSWVHSDKQKATQKAIGLTQAGVEKVKNAQALKKIISRTEKSAAIFGGGISGITAALSLANQGVKVTIIEKNPSIGGNMVKIGKVFSPEKLAEECSLCILNPIINDVVNHNNIKIMTKTNLLRAGRRSTYFNLVLEKKTSFINEDKCIACGNCVDVCPVEVPDEWNQGMTNRKAIYKPFAQSVPDAYTIDVENCKKCGKCVKECNMGAIDLSLKSEVIPLKAGSVIIATGHEHFDLNKRPEYGYGRFDDVISQMDLARLLGVNGPTMGELQKLSDGTVPKRVVMLQCTGSRDEKTGGKRYCSKVCCMVALKHASIIREKFPDTEVVICYVDLRTPGMYENYLRYVQDKGLKLIRGRPGEVTRKNGQLIVRVEDTLERKPLEIETDMVVLSEAIEPSDGTIKLAKRFNVGMSQDLFVKEKHAKIKPVNTDVERIFVCGTAQGPKDISESVAQANAAAAKVSEQIKCGTEAEPPVAIIRTSRCKRCGNCKEICGFKAVYQDEEYMSIDPMACRGCGACVGVCSENAIEMIGLNDNELYSQIKGLLSDKKEGEIRILAFLDNVGYTAADTIGNNRLSYPEAIRIIRIPSINRIMPEHLLFAYENGADGILMAEYPDECMLEAHKAKMKELSDFVDNKGIAPDRLRFYKAYAPHYRGLAQQFENFFKDLVNQK, encoded by the coding sequence ATGAATAATACGGAGTCAAGAAAACTGAAAAATACTCATCATCCAGATAATTTTTCACCTAATCGCAGTTTTAATAAAAAATCTGGTGAAAGGGTAGGTGTATTCATATGCCGCTGTGGTGGAAATATATCCCACAATGTTGATATAGATGAACTAAAATCCAGTATTAAATCTAATTTTGTGGAAGATTATGAAAATTTATGCTCTCTTAATTGTCGCAGGCACATAAGGGAAGAAATCATTGAACAAAATCTTGACCGGGTGGTTATAGCGGCTTGCTCTCCTTTGACTCATTTGAAAACTTTTCAAAATTACGCTGACCCATTAAATCCTGCCATGGTGGAGATGGTGAATTTAAGGGAACAATGTTCGTGGGTTCATTCAGATAAGCAGAAAGCTACTCAAAAAGCAATAGGTTTAACTCAAGCTGGAGTGGAAAAAGTAAAAAATGCTCAAGCCTTAAAAAAGATTATCAGCCGAACCGAAAAAAGTGCCGCTATATTTGGGGGAGGCATATCAGGTATCACTGCAGCCCTTTCTCTGGCCAATCAAGGGGTTAAAGTTACTATCATTGAAAAAAACCCTTCTATCGGGGGTAACATGGTCAAAATAGGGAAAGTTTTCTCTCCAGAAAAACTGGCTGAGGAGTGTTCTCTGTGTATTCTCAACCCTATAATCAACGATGTGGTTAACCATAATAATATTAAGATAATGACTAAAACCAATCTCTTAAGGGCTGGAAGGCGATCCACTTATTTTAACTTAGTTTTAGAAAAGAAAACCAGTTTTATTAATGAGGATAAATGTATTGCTTGTGGAAATTGTGTGGATGTTTGCCCTGTGGAAGTTCCTGATGAATGGAATCAGGGAATGACCAACCGTAAAGCTATTTATAAACCATTTGCTCAATCCGTGCCTGATGCTTATACTATTGATGTAGAGAACTGTAAAAAATGCGGAAAATGTGTGAAAGAATGCAATATGGGTGCCATAGATTTATCACTCAAGAGTGAAGTGATACCCTTAAAGGCAGGTAGTGTTATAATTGCCACAGGCCATGAACATTTTGATCTTAATAAAAGACCAGAATATGGTTATGGGCGTTTTGATGATGTTATATCCCAGATGGATCTGGCAAGATTACTTGGTGTAAATGGTCCAACAATGGGTGAGCTTCAAAAATTATCTGATGGTACTGTTCCCAAAAGAGTGGTCATGCTTCAATGCACTGGATCCAGGGATGAAAAAACTGGGGGTAAAAGATACTGCTCAAAAGTATGCTGTATGGTTGCTCTAAAACATGCCAGTATTATAAGAGAAAAGTTTCCGGATACTGAGGTTGTGATATGTTATGTTGATCTTCGTACACCCGGGATGTATGAAAATTACCTTAGATATGTCCAGGATAAAGGCTTAAAATTAATAAGAGGTCGACCAGGTGAAGTCACCCGCAAAAATGGACAGTTAATTGTAAGGGTTGAAGATACTTTAGAGCGCAAACCACTGGAGATTGAAACAGATATGGTAGTGCTTTCTGAAGCTATAGAACCATCAGATGGAACAATTAAACTTGCCAAGAGATTCAATGTAGGAATGAGTCAGGATCTGTTCGTCAAAGAAAAACATGCAAAAATAAAACCAGTTAACACTGATGTGGAACGAATATTTGTCTGTGGTACTGCTCAAGGCCCTAAAGATATATCTGAAAGTGTAGCTCAGGCTAATGCTGCTGCTGCTAAAGTTTCAGAACAGATCAAATGCGGAACGGAAGCTGAACCTCCGGTAGCTATTATTCGCACGTCTCGGTGTAAACGTTGTGGTAACTGTAAGGAGATATGCGGATTTAAAGCTGTTTATCAGGACGAAGAATACATGTCAATTGATCCCATGGCCTGCCGTGGGTGTGGTGCATGCGTTGGTGTTTGCAGTGAAAATGCAATAGAAATGATTGGATTAAATGACAATGAATTATATTCCCAAATAAAAGGATTGCTTAGTGATAAAAAAGAGGGTGAAATAAGAATCCTTGCATTTCTGGATAATGTAGGATATACTGCAGCCGACACCATTGGAAATAATCGCTTGAGTTATCCAGAGGCTATTCGTATTATTAGAATACCTTCTATTAACCGTATTATGCCGGAACACTTACTTTTTGCCTATGAAAATGGTGCAGATGGTATATTGATGGCAGAATATCCTGATGAATGCATGTTAGAAGCCCATAAAGCCAAAATGAAAGAATTATCTGATTTTGTTGATAATAAAGGAATTGCTCCAGATAGATTAAGATTCTATAAGGCTTATGCCCCTCACTATAGGGGATTGGCTCAACAATTTGAGAATTTCTTTAAAGATCTTGTTAACCAAAAATAA
- a CDS encoding ThiF family adenylyltransferase yields MLKRYSRQIILSNIGEKGQKKLLNSKAVIIGCGALGTVAANNLARAGVGNIVIVDRDFVELSNLQRQMLFSEEDVGEPKAISAAKNLKIVNSQINLDAVVADLNHTNVQELLKDADVVLDATDNIQTRMLVNDVCIMEEIPWIYTGAIGTSGMIMTILPSGPCLRCLYPNIPKPGSLPTCDTLGVLNTATMIMGSMESTEAIKILLGEYDGEKILDGTLVVYDAWNNSIDHIVVKKADECVCCTKGEFEFLNADEKEIITSLCGRNAMQITPASPKKIKLLELASKLENLGEVKATDFLVLFKIDDYEISIFRDSRAIIKGTSDGNVAKSLYARYIGT; encoded by the coding sequence ATGCTTAAAAGATATTCCAGACAGATTATTCTTTCTAACATAGGGGAAAAAGGTCAAAAAAAACTTTTAAATAGTAAAGCAGTTATTATAGGATGCGGAGCATTAGGAACCGTTGCTGCCAATAACCTTGCCCGTGCTGGAGTGGGAAATATTGTTATTGTTGATCGGGATTTTGTTGAGTTAAGTAATTTGCAAAGGCAAATGCTTTTTTCGGAAGAGGATGTAGGTGAGCCAAAAGCAATTTCAGCAGCAAAAAATTTAAAGATAGTAAATTCTCAGATAAATTTGGATGCTGTAGTAGCAGATTTGAATCATACTAATGTTCAGGAACTATTAAAAGATGCAGATGTTGTTCTTGATGCTACAGATAATATACAAACCAGAATGTTAGTAAATGATGTCTGCATAATGGAGGAAATACCATGGATATACACTGGTGCTATTGGTACTTCTGGAATGATTATGACCATTTTACCTTCAGGTCCTTGTTTAAGGTGTTTATACCCCAACATTCCAAAACCAGGTTCACTACCTACCTGCGATACTTTGGGTGTTTTAAACACTGCAACGATGATTATGGGATCAATGGAAAGTACGGAAGCTATTAAAATTCTCTTGGGGGAGTATGATGGTGAAAAAATACTTGATGGGACATTAGTGGTCTATGATGCATGGAACAATTCTATTGATCATATTGTGGTTAAAAAAGCAGATGAATGCGTATGTTGTACTAAAGGAGAATTTGAATTTTTAAATGCGGATGAAAAAGAAATAATCACATCTCTATGTGGTCGAAACGCTATGCAAATCACTCCAGCAAGCCCTAAAAAAATAAAACTTTTGGAACTGGCCTCTAAATTGGAAAACTTAGGGGAAGTAAAAGCGACGGATTTTTTAGTTTTATTCAAAATAGATGACTACGAAATATCTATCTTTAGAGATTCTAGAGCAATAATAAAAGGTACCTCTGATGGAAATGTGGCCAAATCTCTTTATGCTAGATATATAGGAACTTAA
- the hdrB gene encoding ferredoxin:CoB-CoM heterodisulfide reductase subunit HdrB: protein MKTIPLKNILLFKSCLVNVEYPGVESSTKFLFDNIGVEYRIDPDQSCCTGLGYYYDLFDQVSTTALAARNFALARSTSHENIVTLCSTCYAILKKSINLLNFNEEARNEINDILERAGLSHMKYHPGDLNSEENVFHMVEVLYSKVDELAEKVKKDFSNIRIASHHACHYCKVYPDHAVTDSRNPMVLDEIASKLGAEVVDWYDFKKATCGAGFSQKFVNRDLSMAATADKLLSLEGEADVLLHMCPNCQMQLDRCQPVLEKELGKKFNLVHLSVAQMAALGMGADPYKVAGIQTHSVPVEGLLDKIKDI from the coding sequence ATGAAAACAATTCCCCTTAAAAATATTTTACTATTCAAAAGTTGTTTAGTTAATGTGGAATATCCTGGAGTAGAATCATCCACTAAATTTTTATTTGATAATATAGGAGTAGAGTACAGAATTGATCCTGATCAATCTTGCTGTACTGGTTTAGGATATTACTATGATTTATTTGATCAGGTTTCAACTACTGCATTAGCAGCCCGTAACTTTGCCTTAGCCCGTAGTACATCTCATGAAAATATTGTTACATTATGTTCTACCTGCTATGCCATACTGAAAAAAAGTATAAACTTACTTAATTTTAATGAAGAAGCTCGAAACGAAATTAATGATATATTGGAGCGTGCTGGTTTATCGCACATGAAATATCATCCTGGAGATTTAAATAGTGAAGAAAATGTTTTTCATATGGTGGAAGTTTTATATTCCAAAGTTGATGAGCTTGCTGAAAAAGTCAAGAAAGATTTTTCTAATATTAGAATAGCCAGCCATCATGCCTGTCATTATTGTAAAGTTTATCCAGATCATGCTGTCACGGATTCCAGGAACCCCATGGTTTTAGATGAAATAGCGTCTAAATTAGGGGCGGAAGTGGTGGATTGGTATGACTTTAAAAAAGCAACTTGTGGTGCAGGATTCAGTCAAAAATTTGTCAACCGGGATTTATCTATGGCTGCTACGGCTGATAAACTTTTATCTCTAGAAGGTGAAGCTGATGTGTTACTTCATATGTGTCCTAATTGTCAAATGCAGCTTGATCGATGCCAGCCTGTTTTAGAAAAAGAGCTGGGTAAAAAGTTTAATCTGGTTCATTTAAGTGTAGCCCAAATGGCAGCATTGGGTATGGGGGCGGATCCCTACAAAGTAGCAGGTATTCAAACTCATAGTGTGCCTGTGGAAGGTCTTTTAGATAAAATAAAAGATATTTAA